The Salvelinus namaycush isolate Seneca chromosome 28, SaNama_1.0, whole genome shotgun sequence genome contains a region encoding:
- the LOC120023215 gene encoding transmembrane protein 229B-like: MATTAPTPVPLTVLCRWYLYAIHGYFCEVMFTAAWEFVVNRDWKFPGVTSVWALFIYGTCILIVEHMYLALRALHCPLLLRCLIYTLWTYIWEFSTGLLLTQFGACPWDYSHFQYNFMGLITAEYALPWFCASFMMEQLVIRITLRLRMDTDGTEDVKSYAGGGEDGGGGGRRQRGEQGGTEVNGFLKVD, encoded by the coding sequence ATGGCAACCACAGCCCCTACGCCGGTGCCTCTGACGGTCCTGTGTCGCTGGTACCTGTACGCCATCCACGGCTACTTCTGTGAGGTCATGTTCACCGCCGCCTGGGAGTTTGTGGTCAACCGCGACTGGAAGTTCCCTGGTGTTACCAGTGTGTGGGCTCTGTTCATCTACGGGACCTGCATCCTCATTGTGGAGCACATGTACCTGGCCCTCCGAGCTCTCCACTGCCCCCTGCTGCTGCGATGCCTCATCTATACCCTATGGACGTACATCTGGGAGTTCAGTACAGGGCTGTTGTTGACCCAGTTCGGGGCATGTCCCTGGGATTATTCCCATTTTCAGTATAACTTCATGGGGTTGATCACGGCAGAGTACGCCCTGCCATGGTTCTGTGCGTCGTTCATGATGGAGCAACTGGTTATACGCATCACACTGCGGCTAAGGATGGACACAGACGGAACAGAGGACGTCAAGTCTTATGCAGGCGGGGGAGaagatgggggaggaggggggaggagacaaCGGGGTGAACAAGGAGGTACAGAGGTCAATGGTTTCCTGAAAGTGGACTGA